DNA from Mucilaginibacter mallensis:
AAACGGAGCAAAGTGTACCGCTTTGCTGGGGCATAGTGCCCGATAGTTTAAAGGCTCAAGCCGCAGCCCATCTTGCTGATTCAGTAGCTGCCAACAATTTCCATCTGGATGTTGGTATATTGGGTGCTAAAGCCATATTAAATGCCCTGAGTGAAAACGGACAGGCACAAACGGCTTATAGATTAGCTTCGCAGGATACCTACCCATCATGGGGATGGTGGATTGTAAATGGGGCTACTACATTGTATGAAAACTGGAACATTAACGCACCAAGAGACTTGTCATTAAACCACATTATGTTCGGTGAAATTGATGCCTGGTTGTACAAGGCCCTGGGCGGCATAAAGCCGGATGAAACCCAGCCCGGCTTTAAAAATATATTATTGTCGCCCAATTTTGTAACAGGCCTTGATCATTTTGAAGCTACGCATACCGGGCCTTATGGTAAAATAATATCTTCATGGAAACGTGTTGGCAAGGGCATTAATTATGCTGTTACCGTCCCTGCAAATTCTACGGCAAGTATTGTTTTCCCAACTAATGATGGTAAAAAGGTGTATGCTAATGGTAAAGAACTGTCTATACAAAATAATTACCAACTGCAGGCAGGTAGTTATGAGTTTGAGATAAAGTAGGTTTTATCGGTTAATGACTGAGCGTGTTGACCAGGATAAAGTCAGCACGCTCAGATGGGAAATCATAGGTGTTCGGAAGATTTATTTTTCTTACGAATATAGAGTGTGGGGTCACCCTGAGGCACTCGAAGGGTAAGCGTAAAGGCCTTTGCCCGCATGCTTCGAGGGCCTCAGCATGACACCCTTTTTTAATCTTCCGAACACCTATAGATGGGAAATAAAAAGACGATTTCATATATGCCAATTGAATTGCCGGGATCAGTTATTAAAATCTGCTACTGCCGCAATTTCAACATGTGCCTGGCGTGGTAACTCCTTAACAGCAATACATACCCTCGCCGGGAATTTCTTGCCGAAATAGTTGCTGTAAACTTTATTGAGTGCAGCGTAGTTATCCATACTTGTAAGGTATATCGTTACATTAACCAGGTCTTTGTAATGAAGCCTGTTTTTCCGCAACACATTGCCAAGATTTTCCATCACCTGCGTTGCTTCGGCTTCAAACCCTGTGTTTACCAGTTCACCGGTATGGTCTATTCCTATCTGGCCGGATATATATAATACATCTCCGGAAATGTAAGCATCCGGGAAAGGTAAACCGGCTTTGCTTGAACCGGACTTAACGCTGCTATTATTCTGCTGCTGGATTTCTGTACCTTTCCGGTCAATCTGTACCCAGTATTCAACTATCTTTCCGCCAGCCACCCTATAAACCGCGCTCCCTATCTCAGTTACCGGTAATCCCGTGGGTTTAAATCCATCAACATCACCTGTCTGATTCCCGGTTTGTTTCCAGCGGGCATAAACCTTGTCATTGCTGGCGATGAGTTCAGTTACCTCAAACTGGTAATGGCCATAACCTTGCAGGAATTCATTGACATGCTGGGTATAATTTTCCGGTGTTCTGGTAATGGTTTCCGGATGCTCCGCATTAAGCTGGTGCGCTTTTACCGAATCTGCCATAAATTCTGAAGCTCTTTCGGGCGATTTCCCGGAACGAACAATTTCAAGGAAATTCCTTACCGTGTTTTCTGCTAATTGTGTAGTATTCATAGTTGTATTTTGTGCGTTACTGCTTACTGATATCACCAATAAAAACAAGAGAGCAATGGTGTAATTTTTCATGATATAGGGGGTTAAATGAACACCACAAATTTGATCAAATACCTTAAAATATAACAGATACAGTTTCTATATATTTAATAGTAACAGATTAAAACCTCACATATAGCGGGTTAGCCATTCCGACCAGTCATTACACGATTAAATTATATAGACCTATCTATTTTTTAATAAAATATTCTATATTTGTAGCCAATCAGCATCATGCAAAACAAGATCAAATTAAGGGACAGAATAATTGGTGTTGCAAGCGACCTCTTTCACCGCCAGGGATACAACCAGACGGGTGTTAATCAGATTATAGCCGAAGCTGACATTGCTTATGCTTCCCTTTACAATAATTTTTCATCCAAAAATGATTTGCTAATAGCCTATCTGGAAAAACAGTCAGTTGATTTTTTTGATAGGTTTGATAGTTTCAGCAAGGGTATCAGCAAACCGAAGGAAAAACTATTTAAATTAATTGATTACAGGGTTGAACTACAAAAGCCTGATTTTCTGGGCTGCCCTTTTACAAAAATCATTGCTGAAATAGGAACGGCAGATTCTAAAGTGCACCGGATTGTTGAACAGCACAAGGACAAACAAAGAAAGCATCTGTACGAATTACTTATGCAAATTGAATGCACTGACCTATTAGACAAACGGGTGCTCTCTGACAGCTTATTTCTAATGATTGAGGGGGCAACCGTAAATTCTACAGTCAGCAGAAATTTCGCACCAATCGAAAATGTCAGAAATTTTCTGATGAAAATAATAATCTAAAAAAATTTAATTAAAAATAAATAGATAGATCTATATAAATATACAAAACACAATGATATCAGCTAACGAAACTTTCAATGGAAGCTTTCCATTTACACCTAATTTTTCAATTGCACCGGGATTTAAAATGCATTATGTAGATGAGGGCAAAGGCCCGGTGATTGTCTGCCTGCATGGAGAACCAACCTGGGGATATCTGTTCCGGCACCTGATCCATCAGCTTTCGGGTACCCACCGGGTAATTGTACCGGATCATATGGGTTTCGGAAAAAGCGAAACGCCAGCCGACAGAACCTATTGGCTTCAGGACCATATCAACAACCTGGAAAAATTCATCCTTGATCTCAATCTTCATGACATCACACTCATTATAAATGATTTTGGCGGACCTGTGGGGATGGGTTTTGCAGCCAGACACCCCGAACGGGTTGTCCGGATCATTAGCGTGAATGGTCCTACCCCGTTTGGCCAGCCAGATTTAGGCCAGCTTTTTGAAGCAAATATGAAGGTGTCTCCCTGGTTTCAATGGATTTTGCAGGCAGAAAAAAATGGCAATCTTGAATCTGTTTTGAATGAACTGCATTATAATATACTGAGCACATTAAAATTGAACGGCTTTGAGCAAAATGATTTAATAACTGACGAATGGCTTAAAGCATACCGGTCGCCTTTTACCAGCTCCGGGGAGTGCCTTGGTGCGATTGGATGGGCAAAAGGATTGGCAGGTGGAAAACATCAGTTTGAAGAACCTACTCAGCAGGTTAAAGTGCAGATCGGCAAACTACCGGCAATGGCTATCTGGGGCAAAGCCGATAGAACGTTGCAATCCCGTTATTTTCTTCCACTCTTTCAATCAGTATTTCCCGAAGGGTTGATATACGAACTGGAAAAGGCCGGTCATTATAGTTTAGAGGATGCTCCTGAAGTGATTGGTTTATTAATTCGCCAGTTCATACAGCTCACTTAGTGACAGATTCAGGGCGACAGTATTAATCGTTGAAGCCTGTCAATAATTATTGTTTAAGAATTTACCTGGTGTAATACCCATATAATATAAAAAGCTATGGTGGAAATGAATGATAGCCATGACTTCGTACTTTTATTAATGACAATTTATCCAGCTCGCCCAACTGAGCTCTCATAAACCTCGCTCAGTATTCGCCCAAGTTCAATAAGCGCTTTTTGCACTTTATTTTCCCATAGATTGCAATAACTGATACGCATGTAGTGCTGATAATCACCTTTAGCAGAAAAAATCTCGCCCGGAGCATATGACACCTCGTGCTGAAAAGCCTTTTCCTGAAAAGCTACTACATTGATATTTTCGGGTACCTCTACCCAGATAACCAGCCCGCCGTTAGGCCTCGTTACTTTGGTTCCCTCCGGAAAATGTTGCTCAATAAGGTTAGTGGTACGGATCAGGTTCTTGTTCAGTTCAAGCCTGAATTTCTGTAAATGCCGTTCATAAGAGCCCGAGCTGAGCAATTGCAGCACAACCCGCTGATTAAAATTGGAGGTTGAACCGTTATGCA
Protein-coding regions in this window:
- a CDS encoding Rid family detoxifying hydrolase, producing the protein MKNYTIALLFLLVISVSSNAQNTTMNTTQLAENTVRNFLEIVRSGKSPERASEFMADSVKAHQLNAEHPETITRTPENYTQHVNEFLQGYGHYQFEVTELIASNDKVYARWKQTGNQTGDVDGFKPTGLPVTEIGSAVYRVAGGKIVEYWVQIDRKGTEIQQQNNSSVKSGSSKAGLPFPDAYISGDVLYISGQIGIDHTGELVNTGFEAEATQVMENLGNVLRKNRLHYKDLVNVTIYLTSMDNYAALNKVYSNYFGKKFPARVCIAVKELPRQAHVEIAAVADFNN
- a CDS encoding TetR/AcrR family transcriptional regulator; the protein is MQNKIKLRDRIIGVASDLFHRQGYNQTGVNQIIAEADIAYASLYNNFSSKNDLLIAYLEKQSVDFFDRFDSFSKGISKPKEKLFKLIDYRVELQKPDFLGCPFTKIIAEIGTADSKVHRIVEQHKDKQRKHLYELLMQIECTDLLDKRVLSDSLFLMIEGATVNSTVSRNFAPIENVRNFLMKIII
- a CDS encoding alpha/beta fold hydrolase, giving the protein MISANETFNGSFPFTPNFSIAPGFKMHYVDEGKGPVIVCLHGEPTWGYLFRHLIHQLSGTHRVIVPDHMGFGKSETPADRTYWLQDHINNLEKFILDLNLHDITLIINDFGGPVGMGFAARHPERVVRIISVNGPTPFGQPDLGQLFEANMKVSPWFQWILQAEKNGNLESVLNELHYNILSTLKLNGFEQNDLITDEWLKAYRSPFTSSGECLGAIGWAKGLAGGKHQFEEPTQQVKVQIGKLPAMAIWGKADRTLQSRYFLPLFQSVFPEGLIYELEKAGHYSLEDAPEVIGLLIRQFIQLT